The Fimbriimonadaceae bacterium genome contains the following window.
GCCTCAGGCCCAGGGTCGTACTTTGCCAAGAACTCGACTGCCGTGTTTATTGGCACACCACTGCAGACCCACCCTTTACGAGTCACGTGGAGCTCACCGCCAAACCGTTTGTGCCAATACTCGGCAATGAGGGCTTCGTTGGCCGCGGGGACCTCGCTATCCATCGGCAGTAAGTGCGTTTCAACAAGGCTGCCCGATAGATTGCGTTCCAGCTCAACGTTTTCGGCATGGCGCATCTTGTTCTGCGCGGTGATGAGGAGTCGGTCGGGGTGGGTCTCCATATACAGCCCGAACTCTTTAGGGGTCTTTCCTTGGCGGCGCATCCGTCGAATCTGGTCACGTAAGTCTTCGGTCTTTTCTGCGATGTACGTGTACCACTCGATTGACTGCGGAGGCAGATACACACGGCACAGGTCTTCGTAACCGGGACGGTAACCGAACCACCGGCCCATCTGCATCAGCGTGTCATACGTGCTGGTCGTGCGGTGCATATAGCTGACCGTGAGCCCCTCCAAGGTGAGCCCGCGAGAGATGCTAAGGCCGCCAATAGCAATGGCAGTGACCGCCTCACCTTTCCGATCGTAAGCGGCATAGTCCAAAACTTCATCAGACTTGCTGTTGATGACGAACAGCCGCACGGACTGAATAGCGTCGGGAAGGTGCTTTAGGACATCGACCCAAGTCGTTTTGGCGGTCGCATACTCACGCTCATATGCGGCTTTGAGCCGTTGCATATGATAGTTGCAGTTGATCCCGTTGCCAATGGCGTAGTTGGCGAGAACCGCGTCTTGCGAGCGCTTGCGGTAGAGGCTAACCTCTTCTTTGACAGACTGCTGAACCAATACCCGCGCCGACACGTTCACGAGCATTGAACAGTGCTTGTTAGCTTGGCCGCTGATCAATCGGATGGCTTTCGCGATGAAGAAGGTATCCAAGGCCTGCATCAGGCTTTCGGGCAAGTGGTCGCCTTCAGCGAATTTGTCTATGTCCACGATCCCTACCGATGCGAAGCCCGTGGCATCGTCTAACCGCCTAGGCCGCAGAATCCGTTCGCTTGATGCATCTTGAAGAAAGACCTTGTCGGGCCCGAAGTAGGAGGACGGGGCATCGAGCGCGTAAATGAAATCTCTCGGAAAAAGATCCGCACGGACATCTTCGTCGTAGGCGTCTGGATTGATGAAGATATTGGCAAAAGGCGTAGCCGTATAGCCGACATAGCAAGACTTCGAGAAGAGGCTCAGAATCCTGCGGAGATGGTAATTCGTCTTGGTAGGATTTACATCCTCGCGACTTGTATCAACCGAAGCGTTGTCCGCCTCATCGTCAATGAGGAGCATAGGCACATCGCCGATCTGTCCGTTCTTCGCATTGAAGTCGTGCAACCAATTGTATAAGGCCTTGAGGGTGCTGACATTCTTCTTAATGACCACGACAACTGGCTTTTTGAA
Protein-coding sequences here:
- a CDS encoding Z1 domain-containing protein — its product is MTGIPERNFVTVLTAAVSHRDPLPTRDEVFGMAIKLATDLKYTGSLENAVDQAMISINTRMGAGISLVGRESPHDSGWVQKQQINWVYSEAYERLLGQEGWSGAVVQSLSDVTHRILGHLQDPSDPDSWDRRGLVIGHVQSGKTANYLGLVCRAADAGYKFIIIVAGIHNNLRSQTQGRADTGFVGRSSDPTGRREAIGVGTLVADFPHPVTLTNTVSDFSVRNANVTGGEINDFKKPVVVVIKKNVSTLKALYNWLHDFNAKNGQIGDVPMLLIDDEADNASVDTSREDVNPTKTNYHLRRILSLFSKSCYVGYTATPFANIFINPDAYDEDVRADLFPRDFIYALDAPSSYFGPDKVFLQDASSERILRPRRLDDATGFASVGIVDIDKFAEGDHLPESLMQALDTFFIAKAIRLISGQANKHCSMLVNVSARVLVQQSVKEEVSLYRKRSQDAVLANYAIGNGINCNYHMQRLKAAYEREYATAKTTWVDVLKHLPDAIQSVRLFVINSKSDEVLDYAAYDRKGEAVTAIAIGGLSISRGLTLEGLTVSYMHRTTSTYDTLMQMGRWFGYRPGYEDLCRVYLPPQSIEWYTYIAEKTEDLRDQIRRMRRQGKTPKEFGLYMETHPDRLLITAQNKMRHAENVELERNLSGSLVETHLLPMDSEVPAANEALIAEYWHKRFGGELHVTRKGWVCSGVPINTAVEFLAKYDPGPEAMHIELKSAIDFLRELSQQFSRVEVLLIDGPAGDGNPSEHRLGSQERTVVTDNGAWKMPKDRVASRGDERLGLSPNQLQLASDYAVRDHEEDPMRNPEPSDKHFREARNQPLVMIHSLLVKDKESGETQRVPAVGISFPYLETAPTVKVKVNKVWLKQMRGPSDDNADEEDDYDE